A genomic window from Tolypothrix sp. PCC 7910 includes:
- a CDS encoding HNH endonuclease domain-containing protein — protein MRQPNSTSDGRNFDQVTIELIWRKAQPVLGSNPNELRKDLCGAWIKRADYGNTHSQWGWEIDHNYPVSKGGSDDLGNLQPLQWQNNRHKGNSYPYWQCEIVAA, from the coding sequence ATGAGACAGCCTAATTCCACCTCTGACGGACGTAATTTTGACCAAGTTACTATTGAATTGATTTGGAGAAAAGCACAGCCTGTCCTAGGCTCAAATCCAAATGAACTTCGTAAGGATTTATGTGGAGCATGGATTAAGCGTGCTGATTATGGCAACACTCATTCTCAGTGGGGTTGGGAAATTGACCATAACTATCCTGTATCAAAAGGTGGCAGTGACGACCTGGGAAATCTTCAGCCACTTCAATGGCAAAACAATCGGCATAAAGGCAATAGCTATCCTTATTGGCAGTGTGAGATCGTAGCCGCGTAA
- a CDS encoding helix-turn-helix domain-containing protein has protein sequence MDLDILYRLIGERIRCARERAGLSQAKLADKLHMSRTSVVNVEAGRQRLPLHVLWRIAEEVGTEAALLIPQQSEYHRETQPISLNAEIIEEIEKAASGDPATRRVLTNFIEKVKARNKGVE, from the coding sequence ATGGATTTAGATATTCTCTATCGCCTTATTGGGGAAAGAATTCGGTGTGCACGAGAACGTGCTGGACTGAGCCAAGCAAAGTTAGCAGATAAACTACACATGAGCCGAACATCTGTGGTGAATGTTGAAGCTGGTAGACAACGACTTCCACTTCACGTTTTATGGCGCATCGCAGAAGAGGTAGGAACGGAAGCAGCTTTATTAATTCCTCAACAGTCTGAGTATCATAGGGAAACCCAACCAATATCCCTCAATGCTGAGATAATTGAGGAAATTGAAAAGGCTGCAAGTGGAGATCCTGCCACACGTCGTGTTTTAACTAATTTTATTGAGAAAGTGAAAGCAAGAAACAAGGGTGTTGAATGA
- a CDS encoding ImmA/IrrE family metallo-endopeptidase produces MRYLPTKEIERNATVLLESLKAMDRPVRVDAIAYRLGLMVEFVPLGEEVSGLLVIENGKGTIGINEAHASVRQRFTLAHEIGHYILHKDQSELFIDKKYTAIFRDTRSSSGELRREIQANQFAAALLMPRKLVENEINVRALDLGDDCTLRKLAEDFEVSIQAMAYRLSNMEIFVSS; encoded by the coding sequence ATGAGATACTTACCAACCAAGGAAATTGAGAGAAACGCGACGGTGTTGCTTGAGTCGTTAAAGGCGATGGATCGTCCAGTAAGAGTTGATGCCATCGCTTATCGTCTTGGTTTAATGGTTGAATTTGTACCTTTGGGTGAAGAAGTGTCAGGTCTTCTTGTGATTGAAAATGGCAAAGGAACAATTGGAATAAATGAAGCACATGCTTCTGTTCGACAAAGATTTACGTTAGCCCATGAGATTGGCCATTACATACTACATAAAGATCAATCAGAGCTATTTATAGATAAAAAATACACTGCTATTTTCCGCGATACACGCTCTTCTTCTGGAGAGTTACGAAGAGAAATTCAAGCTAATCAATTTGCTGCCGCACTGCTTATGCCTCGAAAGCTAGTCGAGAACGAAATCAACGTGAGAGCACTTGATTTAGGTGATGATTGTACCTTGAGAAAGTTAGCCGAGGATTTTGAGGTAAGTATCCAAGCAATGGCTTATCGCCTATCAAATATGGAAATATTTGTCTCCTCATAA
- a CDS encoding type II toxin-antitoxin system ParD family antitoxin, whose product MMAGLHREAQQWRCRIINVHLGEALDKFVAELIASGLYQSQSEVIHEGLRLLKEREDLRKLKLEELRRDIHKGIDQLDRGEFSTYTSTQELAEEIKATGRNKLAVSRKND is encoded by the coding sequence ATGATGGCAGGATTGCATAGAGAAGCACAGCAATGGAGGTGCCGCATTATCAACGTACATCTTGGCGAAGCTTTAGATAAATTTGTCGCTGAACTTATCGCCAGTGGGCTCTACCAGTCCCAAAGTGAGGTCATCCACGAAGGGTTACGGTTGCTTAAAGAGCGTGAAGATTTACGGAAACTCAAGCTCGAAGAGCTGCGGCGTGATATTCACAAAGGAATTGATCAACTTGATCGTGGGGAATTTAGTACCTACACTTCAACACAAGAGCTTGCGGAAGAAATTAAGGCAACAGGACGCAACAAGCTTGCTGTCTCACGGAAGAACGATTAA
- a CDS encoding AAA family ATPase, translating to MTTLTSNNYLSRLVVKGFKSIAHCDVTLTRLNVLIGSNGAGKSNFIGFFRMVQQMLDGHLQVFVSRQGGPDAVLHFGRKTTEHLHIELYFGHNSYRATLEPTNDNRLMFSQESLWWHVGGEQSLGGGHVETQALRSTGTSVDASVVLAMQQWRVYHFHDTSDTAYVKQPHGINDNAYLRPDARNLAAFLYLLREQYPASFERIVKTIRLVAPFFGDFYLRPSPQNHEVIELEWVEAGQDVPFKAHHFSDGTLRFICLATVLLQPPTLQPDTILVDEPELGLHPYAITVLASLMRLAAQGKQVIVSTQSVELLNEFHPEDVIVVERHDGNSTLQRLQEHELREWLEEYSLGELWKKNIFGGRPSR from the coding sequence ATGACAACGCTTACCAGTAATAACTACCTCTCAAGGCTTGTCGTAAAGGGGTTTAAATCGATCGCTCACTGCGACGTAACGCTTACGCGGCTTAATGTGCTGATTGGCTCTAATGGCGCGGGAAAGTCTAATTTCATCGGCTTTTTTCGCATGGTGCAGCAGATGCTAGACGGTCACTTACAAGTCTTTGTGAGCCGCCAGGGGGGGCCAGATGCAGTGTTACATTTTGGGCGAAAAACAACCGAGCATCTGCACATTGAGCTTTACTTTGGTCATAATAGCTACCGTGCCACCCTTGAACCAACCAACGATAACCGCCTTATGTTCTCTCAAGAATCGTTGTGGTGGCATGTAGGTGGTGAGCAGTCCTTAGGCGGGGGCCACGTTGAAACACAGGCGTTACGCAGCACGGGGACAAGCGTTGATGCCTCTGTCGTACTTGCGATGCAGCAGTGGCGCGTGTATCATTTTCATGACACGAGTGATACCGCCTACGTCAAGCAACCTCATGGTATTAATGACAATGCCTACCTACGCCCTGATGCGCGTAACCTGGCGGCGTTTTTATATTTACTTCGCGAGCAGTACCCCGCATCGTTTGAGCGCATTGTGAAAACAATTCGGCTGGTTGCTCCTTTCTTTGGTGATTTTTACCTACGACCTTCTCCTCAAAATCATGAAGTGATTGAACTGGAGTGGGTTGAAGCAGGGCAGGATGTCCCCTTTAAAGCGCACCATTTTTCCGACGGCACGCTCCGTTTTATCTGTTTAGCCACAGTGTTGTTGCAACCACCGACGCTACAGCCTGACACGATTTTAGTTGATGAACCTGAATTAGGTCTTCACCCGTATGCCATTACTGTTCTTGCCTCATTAATGCGTCTTGCCGCCCAAGGAAAGCAGGTGATTGTCTCCACCCAGTCGGTAGAACTGCTCAATGAATTTCACCCAGAAGATGTGATTGTCGTAGAGCGACATGATGGTAATTCAACGCTACAAAGACTACAAGAACATGAATTACGCGAGTGGCTTGAGGAGTACAGCTTAGGAGAATTGTGGAAGAAAAACATCTTCGGCGGGAGGCCCTCTCGATGA
- a CDS encoding sulfite exporter TauE/SafE family protein, giving the protein MESEVAVYLLIALLGSTASFFGALVGGSGLVILPGLISVGFSAPESVALLEVGALGMMLTSALQFHRADKIDYSLAVRFTAFSGLGALTGAILLLRTAPVYAEKIMGIAFLLIFACMVVWKQEGIYQGEERPHPRISPKLGAILFYANGVWSGFLSAGSHIIGNFILVFFFRRTLLESAGILKIEGIGAGIVTTLIFSWAGMVSWGAALVLSLSMSIGAWCGCQFGLRLGDVNVRWLYLSIVLISAVKLLR; this is encoded by the coding sequence ATGGAGAGTGAAGTTGCTGTCTATCTGCTGATCGCCCTTCTCGGCAGCACCGCTTCGTTTTTTGGTGCGCTGGTAGGAGGTTCGGGTCTGGTTATTTTGCCTGGTCTCATCAGTGTAGGGTTCTCAGCCCCAGAGTCGGTTGCTCTTCTAGAAGTGGGAGCGCTGGGGATGATGCTGACGAGTGCCTTGCAGTTTCATCGCGCTGACAAAATCGACTATTCGCTTGCAGTACGGTTCACGGCTTTTTCAGGCTTAGGTGCACTGACAGGGGCTATCCTGCTTCTTCGTACTGCACCTGTCTATGCGGAGAAGATTATGGGTATCGCGTTTCTCTTAATTTTTGCCTGTATGGTGGTGTGGAAGCAGGAAGGAATTTACCAGGGTGAAGAGCGCCCACACCCAAGAATTAGTCCAAAGCTAGGAGCTATCCTCTTTTACGCAAATGGAGTGTGGAGCGGCTTCTTGTCGGCTGGGTCACATATTATAGGCAACTTTATTTTAGTGTTTTTCTTCCGTCGTACCTTGCTTGAAAGTGCAGGGATTCTCAAGATAGAAGGCATTGGCGCAGGAATAGTCACCACGCTTATTTTTTCCTGGGCAGGAATGGTGAGCTGGGGAGCAGCACTCGTGCTTTCCCTTTCAATGTCGATTGGAGCATGGTGTGGCTGTCAATTCGGCTTAAGGTTAGGCGATGTCAACGTGCGCTGGCTTTACCTGTCGATTGTGTTGATATCGGCGGTAAAGTTGCTGAGGTGA
- a CDS encoding PEP-CTERM sorting domain-containing protein (PEP-CTERM proteins occur, often in large numbers, in the proteomes of bacteria that also encode an exosortase, a predicted intramembrane cysteine proteinase. The presence of a PEP-CTERM domain at a protein's C-terminus predicts cleavage within the sorting domain, followed by covalent anchoring to some some component of the (usually Gram-negative) cell surface. Many PEP-CTERM proteins exhibit an unusual sequence composition that includes large numbers of potential glycosylation sites. Expression of one such protein has been shown restore the ability of a bacterium to form floc, a type of biofilm.), giving the protein MRFSQLTAIVGCTTAALVAIAPVQAEAATFQVQSGVTSVYHDLNFLSSIGLNLTGTNNTVEPITSNFLVGFDILPDTNFTFSDVGGFTPLAGTIKHSGTVTFNNQITVGNFVIDFESTRSVNNTSGLVLRDTVSLNTVLFDLSIPEPVAFDSKNLTIANVKLLISPEFASILGNPNLTGVLGGTARIDAQVVPVAAVPEPATVPAILAGGVALLATKRVTKLRKSAD; this is encoded by the coding sequence ATGCGTTTTTCCCAATTGACGGCAATTGTTGGGTGTACGACAGCAGCCTTAGTAGCAATTGCACCCGTACAGGCGGAAGCGGCAACTTTTCAAGTACAATCTGGCGTTACCAGCGTTTATCATGACTTGAATTTTCTCAGCAGTATTGGGCTCAATTTGACAGGCACCAATAATACTGTTGAACCTATTACCAGCAATTTTTTGGTAGGCTTTGATATTCTCCCTGATACCAACTTCACATTCAGTGATGTAGGCGGTTTTACACCGCTTGCAGGTACAATCAAACACAGTGGCACTGTTACCTTTAATAACCAAATTACTGTTGGTAATTTTGTCATTGATTTTGAGTCAACACGTTCTGTAAACAATACCAGCGGGCTTGTGCTCAGAGACACGGTTTCTCTGAATACGGTGTTGTTCGATTTAAGCATTCCAGAACCCGTGGCATTTGATAGCAAGAATTTGACGATCGCTAATGTGAAACTACTTATTTCCCCAGAGTTTGCTAGTATACTTGGGAACCCTAATTTAACAGGTGTGTTGGGTGGAACAGCACGAATTGATGCTCAAGTTGTCCCAGTTGCTGCGGTACCGGAACCAGCAACTGTACCAGCGATTCTTGCGGGGGGTGTGGCGCTGTTGGCAACCAAGCGTGTGACCAAATTGAGAAAATCAGCTGACTAA
- a CDS encoding alpha/beta fold hydrolase — translation MPHNFLLVWLVQLLSIGVLGGGIYILYEWYERELVGISYLVAGLVMVLWSVGGRFISLPLLRRPGAEEPKFMRSQSVQRLARPDGSVLQVEFFGPEDGQPIILSHGWGPNSTVWYYAKRQLSDRFRIIVWDLPGLGKSAKPKNNDHSIEKYARDLEAVIAVAGDKPVILLGHSMGGMINLTFCRLFPEQLGSRVAGLILVDTTYTNPVKTCIFSNLIRKIQKPILEPVLYLTIVLWPIFWLMTWLSYFNGSLYITVELSGFTGTETRGQLNFAGLLSALGSPGVLARGTLAMFNFDETDTLATINVPVLVVCGASDIATKPVASDRMKAELPYSERVTLKPGGHMALMEQNQQFAEAVSRFCTGCS, via the coding sequence ATGCCTCATAATTTTCTGCTTGTATGGCTGGTTCAACTGTTGTCAATCGGCGTACTTGGGGGTGGAATCTACATTCTCTATGAGTGGTACGAACGAGAACTGGTAGGAATATCTTACTTAGTGGCTGGGCTAGTAATGGTTCTGTGGTCTGTTGGCGGTCGTTTTATCAGTTTGCCACTGCTACGCCGTCCAGGAGCCGAAGAACCTAAGTTTATGCGTAGTCAAAGTGTGCAGCGTTTGGCACGACCGGATGGTAGTGTACTGCAAGTAGAGTTTTTTGGCCCTGAGGATGGCCAACCAATTATCTTGTCACACGGTTGGGGGCCGAACAGTACTGTATGGTATTATGCCAAACGACAACTGAGCGATCGCTTCCGAATCATAGTTTGGGATCTACCAGGGTTAGGAAAATCCGCTAAACCGAAAAATAACGACCACTCTATCGAAAAATATGCCCGTGACTTAGAAGCTGTGATCGCCGTAGCAGGGGATAAACCTGTTATTTTGCTAGGGCACAGTATGGGTGGGATGATTAACCTCACATTTTGTAGGCTGTTTCCAGAGCAATTGGGGAGTCGGGTGGCTGGCTTAATTCTGGTGGATACTACTTACACCAATCCGGTTAAAACTTGTATATTTAGTAATTTGATACGTAAAATACAAAAGCCAATACTTGAACCTGTGTTGTACCTGACTATCGTGCTGTGGCCGATTTTTTGGTTGATGACTTGGCTTTCGTATTTTAATGGTTCGCTGTACATCACCGTAGAACTATCTGGATTTACGGGTACTGAAACAAGGGGTCAACTAAATTTTGCAGGTTTATTATCAGCACTGGGTTCGCCTGGTGTTCTGGCTCGTGGCACACTGGCAATGTTCAACTTTGATGAAACAGATACACTTGCGACTATTAACGTTCCTGTGTTGGTTGTTTGCGGCGCTTCAGATATAGCAACTAAACCTGTAGCGAGCGATCGCATGAAAGCAGAATTGCCTTATTCTGAACGAGTCACCCTAAAACCAGGTGGACACATGGCATTGATGGAACAAAACCAGCAGTTTGCCGAAGCAGTCAGCAGGTTTTGTACTGGCTGCTCATAG
- a CDS encoding N-6 DNA methylase, whose product MLVENYTREFSTKLLSLVHSRSRYEVFRDWVEVATITSQQVPYHQGILKKDELYEQGEQRYLEIVKEYDRDSLQVFAEMFGLVQLVLSTAKCDFLGQLHQELEIGWKADLGQFFMPYPVAKLMARLSIDKHLLDEQITHKGYVSFHEPAVGAGCFLIAATELIEELGYNPQECMYFEAVDLDSLCANMTYIQLSALGISGTVIHGNSLSLEVYGVRYTPAFLIAKKFRELHDLPTLTQQVEETFTFISSSEGPQVQDAFDVSPRQLSLFEEMPAPPQTADQHKANKHKQSKRDATPPTEKQLDLFEDL is encoded by the coding sequence ATGTTAGTCGAGAACTACACACGTGAATTCTCAACCAAATTACTCTCTCTTGTTCATTCACGAAGCCGCTATGAAGTGTTTCGAGATTGGGTAGAAGTCGCTACGATTACCTCTCAGCAAGTACCGTATCACCAAGGGATTTTAAAAAAGGATGAACTCTACGAACAAGGTGAACAAAGGTATCTTGAGATAGTGAAAGAGTATGATCGTGATTCATTACAGGTATTTGCAGAAATGTTTGGCCTTGTGCAGCTTGTGCTTTCCACTGCAAAGTGTGACTTTTTAGGACAATTGCATCAAGAACTAGAAATTGGATGGAAAGCCGATTTAGGGCAATTTTTTATGCCCTATCCCGTTGCAAAGCTGATGGCTCGACTCTCAATTGACAAGCACTTACTGGATGAGCAGATCACTCACAAAGGATATGTCAGTTTTCATGAACCAGCGGTAGGAGCAGGGTGTTTTTTAATTGCCGCTACTGAGCTGATTGAGGAATTGGGCTATAATCCCCAAGAATGTATGTACTTTGAAGCAGTGGATCTAGATTCGCTCTGTGCGAATATGACGTATATTCAACTGTCTGCCTTGGGTATTTCTGGCACTGTCATTCATGGTAATTCGCTGTCTTTAGAAGTGTATGGTGTAAGGTATACTCCTGCGTTTCTTATCGCAAAGAAATTTCGCGAACTGCATGACTTACCTACGCTCACGCAACAGGTGGAAGAGACATTCACCTTTATTTCTTCATCTGAAGGCCCGCAGGTACAGGATGCGTTTGACGTTTCTCCCCGCCAACTGAGCCTTTTTGAGGAGATGCCAGCACCGCCACAGACTGCTGACCAACACAAGGCGAATAAGCATAAGCAGAGTAAGAGGGATGCTACACCACCAACTGAGAAGCAATTAGACTTATTCGAGGATTTGTAA
- a CDS encoding BrnT family toxin, with protein sequence MKKYEWNTEKNALLLRERKISFERIVLAIEQGYLLDVVPHPNSEKYPHQKMFILEIEGYAYVVPFVENNEKIFLKTAYKSRLATRTYLGT encoded by the coding sequence GTGAAAAAATATGAATGGAATACTGAAAAAAATGCGTTACTTCTTCGAGAGAGAAAGATATCATTTGAGAGAATAGTGTTAGCTATTGAGCAAGGATATCTTTTAGACGTTGTGCCACATCCTAATTCAGAGAAATATCCTCATCAAAAAATGTTTATTCTTGAAATAGAAGGATATGCATATGTTGTTCCTTTTGTGGAAAATAACGAAAAAATATTTTTAAAAACGGCATATAAGAGTAGGCTTGCAACTCGTACATATTTAGGTACTTAG
- a CDS encoding GFA family protein — MNKSSIHGGCLCGMVKFEVEPTFQKMVHCHCSRCRKGTGTGHATNLTVAPSQFRWLSGEEDITRYDLPTAKSFGKWFCRHCGCPVPRLTRNGKIMVIPAGSLDTTPPITPTDHIFWASRASWGCASGGLPTHAEYPESW, encoded by the coding sequence ATGAACAAGTCCAGCATTCACGGTGGGTGTCTTTGCGGAATGGTGAAATTTGAAGTAGAACCAACGTTCCAGAAAATGGTTCATTGCCACTGCTCACGGTGTCGTAAAGGTACAGGCACAGGTCATGCTACAAATCTCACCGTTGCTCCCAGCCAGTTCCGATGGCTTTCTGGAGAAGAAGACATCACACGTTATGACCTTCCCACGGCAAAGAGCTTCGGCAAATGGTTTTGCAGGCATTGCGGGTGTCCGGTTCCACGTTTGACGCGCAATGGTAAGATCATGGTGATTCCGGCTGGCTCGCTGGATACAACACCGCCGATTACTCCTACGGATCACATCTTCTGGGCATCCAGAGCATCATGGGGTTGTGCTAGCGGAGGGCTTCCAACTCACGCCGAGTATCCAGAGTCATGGTAG